In Pelagibius sp. CAU 1746, the following proteins share a genomic window:
- a CDS encoding trypsin-like peptidase domain-containing protein: MRRFAVAVLTALLLATAVPPAARAFEARVMDSVVSVLPLWPGQPRGGQPDLPPGVAPEGTAVAIAPGGYLATALHVVDRALEVTVRLPDGRLVPAEVLGRDPASDLALLGIEADLPPLPYAPEPSLGAPVCAVGNQFGLDLSVTCGVVSALHRAGTGFNPIEDFVQTDAVVNPGASGGALVDAEGRLVGLLSAIFTMESDANIGVNFAASAALVRRVMVDLKTYGQVRRAKAGLGLEELDPEERATEVGLRVAGVLPGGAAEAAGIRAGDLLTAVEGRRVTKVPEAIAAIQMKRPGETLRLALKRDGQTLDLGLVLAP, encoded by the coding sequence ATGCGCCGCTTTGCCGTTGCGGTGCTGACGGCCCTGCTGCTGGCGACGGCCGTGCCGCCGGCCGCCCGCGCCTTCGAAGCGCGCGTTATGGACTCCGTGGTCTCGGTGCTGCCCTTGTGGCCGGGCCAGCCCCGGGGCGGCCAGCCGGACCTGCCGCCCGGCGTGGCGCCGGAGGGCACGGCGGTGGCCATCGCCCCCGGCGGCTACCTGGCCACGGCCCTGCACGTGGTCGACCGGGCGCTGGAGGTGACGGTGCGCCTGCCCGACGGCCGCCTGGTCCCGGCGGAGGTGCTGGGCAGGGACCCGGCCAGCGACCTGGCGCTGCTGGGGATCGAGGCCGACCTGCCGCCCTTGCCCTACGCGCCGGAGCCGTCCCTGGGCGCGCCGGTCTGCGCCGTCGGCAACCAGTTCGGTCTCGACCTCTCGGTTACCTGCGGCGTGGTCTCGGCCCTGCACCGGGCGGGCACCGGCTTCAACCCCATCGAGGACTTCGTGCAGACCGACGCGGTGGTGAACCCCGGCGCCTCCGGCGGCGCCCTGGTGGACGCCGAGGGCCGGCTGGTCGGCCTGCTCTCGGCCATCTTCACCATGGAGAGCGATGCCAACATCGGCGTGAACTTCGCCGCCTCGGCTGCGCTGGTGCGCCGGGTCATGGTGGATCTCAAGACCTACGGCCAGGTGCGCCGCGCCAAGGCCGGCCTGGGCCTGGAGGAGCTGGACCCGGAGGAGCGGGCAACCGAGGTCGGCCTGCGCGTGGCCGGCGTGCTGCCCGGCGGGGCGGCGGAGGCGGCGGGGATCCGCGCCGGTGACCTGTTGACCGCCGTGGAGGGCCGCCGCGTCACCAAGGTGCCCGAGGCCATCGCCGCCATCCAGATGAAGCGCCCCGGCGAGACCCTGCGCCTGGCCCTGAAACGCGACGGCCAGACCCTGGACCTGGGCCTCGTCCTGGCGCCCTAG
- a CDS encoding DNA gyrase inhibitor YacG — protein sequence MSDKTDDLDKVVPLSRKDGGRRKCPICKAPAVHRYRPFCSQRCADIDLGRWVKGNYAIPTDEVPDGSGPDAGAPLRDSDEDF from the coding sequence ATGAGCGACAAGACCGACGATCTGGACAAAGTGGTGCCGCTGTCGCGCAAGGACGGCGGACGGCGCAAGTGCCCCATCTGCAAGGCGCCGGCGGTGCACCGCTATCGCCCCTTCTGCTCGCAGCGCTGTGCCGACATCGATCTCGGCCGCTGGGTGAAGGGCAACTACGCCATCCCCACCGACGAAGTACCGGATGGGTCGGGGCCCGATGCCGGGGCCCCGCTCCGTGACAGCGACGAGGACTTCTGA
- a CDS encoding ribonuclease E/G, whose amino-acid sequence MAADLIVSVLPGELRAAVLKDDLLDELLILRDDMPGKGTPPQAGDLFLARVQRFDKGLDGAFVDLGLERPGLLPRREMPEGAGGSVPPEGTALAVKVLRAPAADKGARVSAKGVNAPAAKDLTAPARLGGGTGPLAALAARAVPRRVVCDDAALLKQMKDFVEGDCDFDLHSSGTPLFEAEGLEAEIEALLSPRAELPSGGFLLIEPGQTLTAIDVNAGRSDGRGGAAAQAKAVNLAAVPLIARQLRLRGLSGLIVVDFLAMKNPLDRKAVAAALRQAVAGDPEPCQVFGVSPSGLLEMTRRRGRLPLHETLCRPCGFAGSGREKTPETLAYEALRATVAGALGQAASGITLRAAPPVAAALKQGQAEALAAVERRLGRAVVIAADPLVDTYELVLG is encoded by the coding sequence GTGGCGGCGGACCTGATCGTCTCGGTCCTGCCCGGCGAATTGCGCGCCGCTGTCCTGAAGGACGACCTCCTCGATGAATTGCTGATCCTGCGCGACGACATGCCGGGCAAGGGGACGCCGCCTCAGGCGGGCGACCTCTTCCTCGCCCGGGTGCAGCGTTTCGACAAGGGCCTGGACGGCGCTTTCGTGGACTTAGGACTCGAGCGGCCCGGCTTGCTGCCGCGCCGCGAGATGCCGGAGGGCGCGGGAGGCAGTGTGCCGCCGGAAGGCACGGCCCTGGCGGTGAAGGTGCTGCGCGCGCCGGCCGCGGACAAAGGCGCGCGCGTCAGCGCCAAGGGGGTCAACGCCCCGGCGGCCAAGGACCTGACGGCCCCGGCGCGTCTGGGCGGCGGGACCGGACCGCTGGCGGCTCTGGCCGCGCGGGCGGTGCCGCGGCGGGTGGTCTGCGACGACGCGGCCCTGCTGAAGCAGATGAAGGATTTTGTTGAGGGGGACTGCGACTTCGACCTGCACAGCAGCGGAACTCCGCTGTTCGAGGCCGAGGGTCTGGAGGCGGAGATCGAGGCCCTGTTGAGCCCGCGTGCCGAGCTGCCAAGTGGCGGCTTCCTGCTCATCGAGCCGGGCCAGACGCTGACCGCCATCGACGTGAACGCGGGGCGCAGCGACGGGCGCGGCGGGGCCGCGGCCCAGGCCAAGGCGGTGAACCTCGCCGCGGTGCCGCTCATCGCGCGGCAACTGCGCCTGCGCGGGCTCTCGGGACTCATCGTCGTCGACTTCCTGGCCATGAAGAATCCGCTGGACCGCAAGGCGGTGGCGGCGGCGTTGCGCCAGGCGGTGGCCGGCGACCCGGAGCCCTGCCAAGTCTTCGGCGTCTCGCCCTCCGGCCTCTTGGAGATGACCCGGCGGCGCGGCCGCCTGCCGCTGCACGAGACCCTTTGCCGGCCCTGCGGCTTCGCCGGCTCCGGCCGCGAGAAGACGCCGGAGACCCTGGCCTACGAGGCGTTGCGCGCCACCGTCGCCGGCGCCCTGGGCCAGGCGGCGAGCGGGATCACCCTGCGCGCCGCCCCGCCGGTGGCCGCGGCGCTGAAGCAGGGGCAGGCGGAGGCCTTGGCCGCGGTGGAGCGCCGTCTGGGCCGCGCGGTCGTTATCGCCGCCGACCCCTTGGTCGACACTTACGAGCTCGTGCTAGGCTGA
- a CDS encoding nucleoside triphosphate pyrophosphatase: MAVVPAGHPPLAEMQPAAPLVLASASPRRLQLLHQVGILPSDVDPADIDETPRRRELPHHYARRVALDKLDAVAARHPGCFLLAADTVVAVGRRILPKPEDEAEARACLALLSGRRHRVLGGVAVQAPDGRRADTLVTTAVVFKRLSEEELRRYLAGGEWRGKAGGYAIQGAAAAFIPKIIGSYPNVVGLPLVETCNLLTGLGYRT; this comes from the coding sequence ATGGCCGTAGTTCCTGCCGGACACCCTCCGCTGGCCGAGATGCAGCCGGCGGCGCCGCTCGTGCTGGCCTCGGCCTCGCCGCGGCGCCTGCAGCTGCTGCATCAGGTCGGCATCCTGCCCAGCGATGTCGATCCCGCCGATATCGACGAGACGCCGCGCCGCCGCGAGCTGCCGCACCACTACGCGCGCCGCGTCGCCCTCGACAAGCTGGACGCCGTGGCCGCGCGCCATCCGGGCTGCTTCCTGCTGGCCGCCGATACCGTGGTGGCCGTTGGGCGGCGCATCCTGCCCAAGCCGGAGGACGAGGCCGAGGCGCGGGCCTGCCTGGCGTTGCTCTCCGGCCGGCGTCACCGGGTGCTGGGCGGCGTCGCCGTGCAGGCCCCGGACGGCCGGCGCGCCGACACCCTCGTCACCACCGCCGTCGTCTTCAAGCGCCTCTCGGAAGAAGAACTGCGCCGCTATCTGGCCGGCGGCGAGTGGCGCGGCAAGGCCGGCGGCTACGCCATCCAGGGCGCGGCGGCGGCCTTCATCCCCAAGATCATCGGCTCCTATCCCAACGTGGTCGGCCTGCCCCTGGTGGAGACCTGCAATCTCCTGACCGGGCTGGGCTACCGGACCTGA
- the infA gene encoding translation initiation factor IF-1, whose amino-acid sequence MAKEDLLEFQGTVVELLPNAMFRVKLDNDHEVLAHTAGKMRKHRIRVLAGDRVNVEMTPYDLTKGRITFRYK is encoded by the coding sequence ATGGCCAAGGAAGATTTGCTGGAGTTCCAAGGTACCGTCGTTGAGCTGCTGCCCAACGCGATGTTTCGCGTGAAGCTGGACAACGACCACGAAGTGCTGGCTCACACCGCCGGCAAGATGCGCAAGCACCGTATTCGCGTTCTGGCGGGCGACCGCGTGAACGTCGAGATGACGCCCTATGACCTGACCAAGGGCCGCATCACCTTCCGCTACAAGTAA
- a CDS encoding arsenate reductase ArsC: MNDLPAAVLFACTQNSVRSPIGEALLKHLLGHRVYVDSVGVRSGEIDPFVIEVMDEIGIDVSRHRAKSFDDLEDTSFDLIISLSPEAQHKAVDLTRTMACDVEFWNTFDPTLIEGSRETRLQAYRDVRDQLKKRIEERFTLDLKPPH; this comes from the coding sequence ATGAACGATCTCCCCGCAGCGGTGCTCTTCGCCTGCACGCAGAACTCGGTGCGTTCGCCCATAGGCGAGGCGTTGCTGAAACACCTGCTGGGCCATCGTGTCTACGTCGACTCGGTCGGCGTGCGCTCCGGAGAGATCGACCCCTTCGTCATCGAGGTGATGGACGAGATCGGCATCGACGTCTCCAGGCACCGCGCCAAGTCTTTCGACGACCTGGAGGACACCTCCTTCGACCTGATCATTTCGCTGTCGCCGGAGGCCCAGCACAAGGCGGTGGACCTGACGCGGACCATGGCTTGCGACGTCGAATTCTGGAACACTTTCGACCCCACCCTGATCGAAGGAAGCCGGGAAACCCGCCTCCAGGCCTACCGGGATGTGCGCGACCAGTTGAAGAAGCGCATCGAGGAGCGCTTCACCCTGGACCTGAAACCGCCCCACTGA
- a CDS encoding UPF0262 family protein, whose product MNDDSHKETPPRERLANVTLDDSAVIRRSPEVEHERAVAIYDLLEENTFRPVGDYHGPYHLRLSIAENRLLLDIRSEQEDRLGSVTLPLLPFRRVIRDYFAVCESYYEAIKTASPAKIEAIDMGRRGLHNEGSDLLRERLDGKVEIDFDTARRLFTLICVLHIRG is encoded by the coding sequence ATGAACGACGACAGCCACAAGGAAACGCCGCCGAGGGAGCGGCTGGCCAACGTCACGCTGGACGACAGCGCCGTCATCCGGCGCAGCCCCGAAGTCGAGCACGAGCGCGCGGTGGCGATCTACGACCTGCTGGAAGAGAACACCTTCCGCCCGGTGGGCGACTACCACGGACCCTACCATCTGCGGCTTTCCATCGCCGAGAACCGCCTGCTGCTCGACATCCGCAGCGAGCAGGAAGACCGGCTCGGGTCCGTGACCCTGCCGCTGCTGCCGTTCCGCCGGGTCATCCGCGACTACTTCGCCGTTTGCGAGAGCTACTACGAGGCGATCAAGACCGCCAGTCCGGCGAAGATCGAAGCCATCGACATGGGCCGGCGCGGCCTGCACAACGAGGGTTCGGATCTGCTGCGCGAGCGTTTGGACGGCAAGGTCGAGATAGACTTCGATACCGCGCGCCGTCTTTTCACGCTGATCTGCGTTCTGCATATCCGCGGATAG
- the hisD gene encoding histidinol dehydrogenase, producing the protein MPLRLDAAAAGFEADFTALLNSKREAAADVDATVAGIVADVRERGDAALLDYTRRFDRLDLTAEGLRIPQSELDKAVEACDPETIAALELAAERIADYHRRQKPEDLDYRDAAGVRLGHRWTAVEAAGLYVPGGTAAYPSSVLMNALPAKVAGVERLVMVVPTPDGVVVPLVLAAAKLAGVTEVYRVGGAQAVAALAFGTETIAKVDKIVGPGNAYVAAAKRQVFGTVGIDMIAGPSEILVVADAANRPDFIAADLLSQAEHDTAAQSILITDDAGFADAVEAEVAKQLEALPRSAIAQESWQAHGAVITVAELDAALPLIDRIAPEHLELAVADPDALAAKVRNAGAIFLGRYTPEAIGDYVAGPNHVLPTARSARFSSGLSVLDFMKRSSLIACSAEALAKIGPAAVRLAEAEGLDAHAKSVALRLAANPEPS; encoded by the coding sequence ATGCCGCTTAGGTTGGATGCCGCCGCCGCCGGTTTCGAAGCAGACTTCACCGCCCTGCTGAACAGCAAGCGCGAGGCTGCCGCCGACGTCGACGCCACGGTGGCCGGCATCGTCGCCGATGTCCGCGAGCGCGGCGATGCGGCGCTGTTGGACTACACCCGGCGCTTCGACCGGCTGGATCTGACGGCGGAGGGGCTTCGCATTCCGCAGAGCGAGCTCGACAAGGCGGTCGAGGCCTGCGATCCCGAGACCATCGCGGCGCTGGAGCTGGCGGCCGAACGCATCGCCGACTACCACCGCCGCCAGAAGCCGGAAGACCTGGACTACCGCGATGCGGCCGGCGTGCGCCTGGGCCACCGCTGGACGGCGGTGGAGGCGGCCGGCCTCTATGTCCCCGGCGGCACCGCGGCCTATCCCTCCTCGGTGCTGATGAACGCCCTGCCGGCCAAGGTCGCCGGGGTGGAGCGCCTGGTCATGGTGGTGCCGACGCCCGACGGCGTGGTGGTACCCCTGGTGCTGGCCGCCGCCAAGCTGGCCGGCGTCACCGAGGTCTACCGTGTCGGCGGCGCCCAGGCAGTGGCGGCCCTAGCCTTCGGCACCGAAACCATCGCCAAGGTCGACAAGATCGTCGGCCCCGGCAACGCCTATGTGGCCGCGGCCAAGCGCCAGGTCTTCGGCACCGTCGGCATCGATATGATCGCCGGCCCTTCGGAAATCCTGGTGGTGGCCGACGCCGCCAACCGTCCGGACTTCATTGCCGCCGACCTGCTGTCCCAGGCCGAGCACGACACCGCCGCCCAGTCGATCCTCATCACCGACGATGCCGGCTTCGCCGACGCCGTGGAGGCGGAGGTGGCCAAGCAGTTGGAGGCGCTGCCGCGCAGCGCCATCGCGCAGGAGAGCTGGCAGGCCCACGGCGCGGTCATCACCGTGGCCGAGCTCGACGCCGCCTTGCCGCTTATCGATCGCATTGCGCCCGAGCACCTGGAACTGGCGGTGGCCGACCCCGACGCCCTGGCAGCGAAGGTGCGCAACGCCGGGGCCATCTTCCTGGGCCGCTACACACCGGAGGCCATCGGCGACTATGTGGCCGGGCCCAACCACGTGCTGCCGACGGCGCGCTCGGCACGCTTTTCCTCCGGGCTTTCGGTGTTGGATTTCATGAAGCGCTCGTCGCTGATCGCCTGCAGCGCCGAGGCACTGGCTAAAATCGGGCCGGCCGCCGTGCGCCTGGCCGAGGCCGAAGGCCTGGACGCGCACGCCAAGTCGGTCGCCCTGCGCCTGGCGGCCAATCCGGAGCCATCCTGA
- the hisG gene encoding ATP phosphoribosyltransferase has translation MTSPATSNEPLILAVPKGRILKELSPLLAHVGIEPEAAFNDDNARQLRFSTNHPGLDIIRVRSFDVATFVAFGAAHLGVAGNDVLMEFDYPELYAPVDLKIGGCRLSVAAPRRLAESDDPSRWSHIRVATKYPGITRRHFAARGVQAECIKLNGAMELAPGLGLCRRIVDLVSTGSTLKANDLVEVETIAEVTSRLIVNRAALKTRSEELTGWVESFREAADAA, from the coding sequence GTGACTTCCCCCGCGACGTCCAACGAGCCCTTGATTCTGGCGGTCCCTAAAGGCCGCATTTTGAAGGAATTAAGTCCTCTTTTGGCGCATGTCGGCATTGAGCCGGAAGCGGCTTTCAACGACGACAATGCCCGTCAGCTCCGCTTTTCCACCAATCATCCGGGCCTGGACATCATCCGGGTGCGCAGCTTCGACGTGGCCACCTTCGTGGCCTTCGGCGCGGCCCACCTGGGCGTGGCCGGCAACGACGTGCTGATGGAGTTCGACTACCCGGAGCTCTATGCCCCGGTGGACCTGAAGATCGGCGGCTGCCGGCTCTCCGTGGCCGCGCCGCGGCGCCTGGCCGAGAGCGACGATCCCAGCCGCTGGAGCCACATCCGGGTGGCCACGAAGTATCCGGGCATCACCCGGCGCCACTTCGCCGCGCGCGGCGTGCAGGCCGAGTGCATCAAGCTGAACGGCGCGATGGAACTGGCCCCGGGCCTGGGGTTGTGCCGGCGCATCGTCGACCTGGTCTCCACGGGCTCGACGCTGAAGGCCAACGACCTGGTGGAGGTCGAGACCATCGCCGAGGTCACCTCGCGCCTGATCGTCAACCGTGCCGCCCTGAAGACCCGCTCCGAGGAGCTGACCGGCTGGGTCGAGAGCTTCCGCGAGGCCGCCGATGCCGCTTAG